The Aliiroseovarius sediminilitoris region GCAGGGGCTTGATCCACGCAAGAGCCCGCTGAAGGTCGGTATTTTCGGGGCCGAGCCATGGACCAACAACATGCGCCGCGAGATTGAGGAAGCGTTCGACATGCACGCGGTCGATATCTATGGCCTGTCCGAGGTAATCGGGCCGGGCGTCGCCAATGAATGCGTCGAAACCAAGGACGGCCTGCACATCTGGGAAGACCATTTCTATCCCGAGATCATCAACCCGGACACCGGCGAGGTGGTCGAGGATGGCGAACTGGGCGAGCTTGTGTTCACCTCACTGACCAAGGAAGGCTTTCCGATCATCCGCTATCGCACCCGCGACCTGACCCGCCTGTTGCCGGGCACCGCGCGGTCGATGCAGCGGATGGAAAAGATCACCGGGCGGTCGGATGACATGATCATTCTGCGCGGCGTCAACGTTTTCCCGACCCAGATCGAAGAACAGTTGATGGACGTTCCCGCGCTCAGCCCGCATTTCCAGATCGAACTGACCCGCCCCGGCCGGATGGACGAGATGCATGTTCACGTCGAGATGGCCGAGGGGCTGCCGCAAGAGGGTGCCGAGGCGGCCGCCCGCGCCTTGTCGGCCAAGATCAAATCCAATGTCGGTGTCAGCGCCAAGGTGCATGTTGCCGACGGGGGCAAGGTTGCACGCAGTGAAGGGAAAGCTGTAAGGGTCGTCGACAACCGCCCGAAGGAGTGACCGATGCCACGAGGGATCGCCCGCGACCATGAAGAGAAACGCGCCGCTATCCGCAAGGGGGCGGCCGCCTATTTCGCTGAACACGGGTTCGACCGCGCCTCCATGACAGCGGCGGCCAAGCATTGTGGCGTGTCGAAAGCGCTGATCTATCACTATTACGACAGCAAGGAAGCGCTGCTTTTCGACATCCTCGACACGCATCTATCTGGGCTCGTGGCCGAGGTCGAAGCCGCCCCGCGCACCGACGGGTTGCGCGGTCTTGTACGGGCGATCCTTCAGGCCTATCGCGGTGCAGATGCCGAACACAAACTGCAACTGGACAGCCTTTCCGTGCTGGAACCGGATCAGCAGGCCCCGCTGATCAATCTTCAGCGCCGCCTGATCGACATGATGGGCGCCGCCCTGCAAAACGAAGCACCCGAGGCATTTGAGGGCAACCGCAACCTGCGCGCGGTAACGATGTCGGTTTTCGGCATCCTGAACTGGTATTACATGTGGAACCGGCCCGGCAAAGGGCTGGATCGTGACGAATATGCCGACCTTGTCACGGACCTGGTTCTGGGTGGAATCCACGCGCTATGACGCGCCGCCTGCACCTTGAACGCGACTTAGGGACCAATCGGCATCACCTGCAAGGCTTGCCATCGCGGTCATCATAAACACTATGGCTCGATTGATGGGCGTGGATTGGGCGTCTTGGATGCGGGCGCCCTTTTGTATCATTGGGTCAGGAACACCAGACCCGGTCGATAATGCCATCCTCATCAACAGAGATATTCAGCCTGTCGGGGCGATAATCCTGTGTCAGCGTTATACCGGGTTTCACGACCCTCGTCGCATGTGGCAGGTCAACTTCGCGCAGGGTTCCCGCATCCTGTCCAACCAGTCCGCGGAAACGGTCCTGCCCACAATTGGGGATGAAGGTGTCTGGCGCTGGCACCGGAGGCGTTGTTGCCAGACATCCGGTCAGGGCCAAAAGGGTGGTCAGGAAAGTGAAGAGCCTCATACCCCCTATTTGCCTTGCAATGTCGTGACATGGCAAGGGCAGGTCGCACCGAGGTTGAAAATCCCGCGCCTTTCCCGCAACCTGCCTGTAACATAGAATAGGAGAGACACCATGCGCACCCGTGCAGCCGTCGCCGTGGAAGCCGGCAAACCGCTTGAGATTATGGAGGTGAACCTTGACGGCCCGAAAGCGGGCGAGGTTCTGGTAGAGATCAAGGCCACCGGTCTTTGTCACACCGATCTGTTTACCCTGTCAGGTGCAGACCCAGAAGGCTTGTTTCCCGCGATCCTGGGCCATGAAGGTGCCGGTGTGGTGGTCGAGGTCGGGCCAGGTGTCACCTCACTTCAGGTTGGCGATCACGTGATCCCGCTTTACACACCCGAATGTCGTGAATGCGAGTACTGTCTGAACCCGAAAACCAACCTGTGCCAGTCGATCCGATCGACACAGGGACAGGGCCTGATGCCTGACGGGACCAGCCGCTTCTCGATGCTCGATGGAACGCCGATCCTGCATTATATGGGCTGTTCCACATTTGCGAACCACACTGTGCTGCCCGAAATAGCATTGGCGAAAGTGCGCAAGGACGCTCCGTTTGACAAGATTTGCTATATCGGTTGCGGCGTGACCACGGGCATTGGCGCTGTGATCAACACCGCGAAGGTCGAAATCGGATCCACCGCGATTGTGTTCGGGCTGGGAGGGATCGGCCTGAACGTATTGCAGGGCCTGCGTATGGCCGGGGCGGATCAGATCGTCGGTGTGGACCTGAACGATTCAAAAATCGAGATGGCGACCCGGTTCGGCATGACCCATTTCGTGAACCCCTCGAAAGTCGAGGGTGATCTGGTCGCCCATCTGGTCGAACTAACAGGCGGTGGCGCGGATTATACCTTCGATGCCACCGGGAATGTCGGCGTCATGCGCACCGCATTGGAAAGCGCGCACAAGGGATGGGGCGAAAGCGTCATCATCGGCGTGGCGCCTGCCGGTGCCGAAATCTCGACCCGCCCCTTCCAACTGGTCACGGGGCGTGTCTGGCGCGGCACAGCCTTCGGTGGCGCGCGAGGTCGCACGGACGTGCCGCAGATCGTCGATTGGTATATGGACGGCAAGATCGAGATTGACCCGATGATCACCCACACAATGGGTCTGGACGACATCAACAAGGGGTTCGACTTGATGCATGCGGGTGAAAGCATCCGCGGCGTCGTCCTTTATTGACGCACCACCTGACTGGAAGAAACGTCAAAGGTGGCAGGACACCGCAAGGTCGCCTGCCCCACTTTTTTTGTGGGGTTGTGTCGCAGAGAAAAACCCATAAATTAGAACCGTTCTAATTTAGGAGCCTATGTCATGCTATCTGGCACCCTTAACCGTCGTCGTTTTTCGGACCTGTCTGAACAGGAAATTCTGGCCCTTGCCATCTCGAACGAGGAAGACGACGCGCGTATTTATCGTCAGTATGCCGAACTCCTGCGCACAGACTATCCAGCCTCGGCCAAGGTGTTTGATGGCATGGCCGAGGAAGAGGACGAGCATCGGCGCTTGTTGATTGATGCCCACAAGGCACGGTTTGGGGATATGATCCCACTGATCCGGCGCGAGCATGTCGCGGGGTTCTATGCCCGCCGCCCGGTGTGGCTGGTGGAAAATCTGGGGCTTGAAACCATCCGGGGCGAGGCCCGCGAGATGGAACGACAGGCCGAACAGTTCTATCGCAAGGCCGCTGATCGCACGTCGGATGCCAATGTCCGCAAGCTGTTGGGTGATCTTGCCGCCGCCGAAGCCGATCACGGCAATGTCGCAGGGCAGTTGGAAGCCGACCACCTGAGCGGCGATGCCCGGTCGGAAGAAGATGCAGACGCCCATCGCCAGTTCGTTTTGACATGGGTGCAACCGGGCCTTGCGGGCTTGATGGATGGGTCGGTCTCGACCCTTGCACCAATCTTTGCCACCGCCTTCGCCACGCAGGACACGCACACAACCTTTCTTGTGGGGCTGGCTGCCAGTGTTGGCGCCGGCATTTCGATGGGCTTCACCGAGGCCGCGTCAGACGACGGCGAACTGTCGGGGCGCGGCAGCCCCGTGAAGCGCGGCTTTGCGTCCGGCATCATGACGACGCTGGGCGGGCTTGGACATGCCCTGCCCTATCTGATCACCGATTTCTGGACCGCGACGACCATCGCCATTATTGTCGTGTTCATCGAGCTTTGGGCCATCGTCTGGATCCAGAACCGTTTTATGCAAACCCCGTTCATGCGAGCCACGCTGCAAGTGGTCGTTGGCGGCGCGCTGGTCTTTGCTGCGGGGGCGTTGATCGGGGGCGGTTGACGTCAGCTTCGCCGCACAAAAAGCGTTAGCACACCGCAAGATGCACAGACATCTCGTCAATGCGTAATCCTCATGCTAGGGCTGGGCAATGATAGATGTTCTGTTGCAAACACTCCCTTTCTTTGCCGTCATCGGACTGGGTTTCGGGGCCGCTGCGCGCGGCTTTTTCCCGCCTGAGGCCACGGCCTATCTGACGCGCTTCGTATTCTACTTCGCGCTTTCGGCCATGCTGTTTCGCTTTTCCGCCAATCTTGGCCTGTCCGAGGTCGTCAGTTGGCCATTCATCTGGGCCTACGCGCTTGGCGGTGGGGCAGTCTATCTGTTGGCCACCGCCGTCGCCCTGTTCCGCAGACGCGGGCTGGAAGAAGCAGCCGTCGAAGCGCAATGCGCGGTCATTGGCAACACCGGCTTTCTGGGGGTGCCGATGCTGGCGCTGCTTATGGGCGAAGCGGCCATAGGCCCCGTGATGCTGGTTCTGGCCGTCGATCTGTTCCTGTTCGGCAGTCTGATCGTGATCCTGATCACCGGATCGCGCGACGGGCGGATCAGCCCGGCGGTTCTGGGAACGGTGGGTAAAGGGCTGATCACCAACCCGATGATTGTCTCGATGGCGCTTGGATTTGCATGGGCCGCATCCGGCTGGGCTTTGCCAGAACCGGTCAGTCGGTTTCTGGACCTGCTCGCAGGTGCCTCGACGCCCGGTGCCTTGTTTGCCATTGGCGCATCCCTTGCGGCCAAATCCGCCGAACGGATCAGAACTGCGGTATGGCTGTCTTTCGCCAAGCTGATCCTGCACCCGCTGGCCGTCGGCATTCTGGCATTCCTTGTCTTTCCGGTGGACATGTTCTCGGCCAGTGTCATGGTCGCCGCAGCAGGGCTTCCGGTGGCGGGCAACGTCTATATCCTGGCCCAGCACTACGGCGTTGCGCCGCAGCGCGTTTCGTCGGCTATCCTGATATCGACAAGCGCATCGATTCTAACCGTTTCTGCCATTCTTGCCTGGTTGTCCCCATGATCCTTCTGTCCGGCGCATATCGCCTGTTCTTTCCATTCGCGGCGTTGTTCGCCGGCACTGCCATTCCCATATGGTTGATCTATCACGCCGGTGTGGTTGAACGTATGAACAACCCCCTGCTGTGGCACCAACACGAGATGCTGTGGGGCTATGTGCCCGCCGCTATCGCAGGTTTCCTGTTCACCGCAATCCCAAACTGGACGGGACGCCCAGCCTTGGGGCCCAAAACGGTTGCGGGTCTGTTTGGCCTTTGGCTGACCGCGCGTATCGCCATGTTTGCCGCCCCTGACGGTGCGCTGTCACACACTGTGGCTTTGGCTTTTCTGCCGATTGTTGCTCTGCTGGTGCTGCGCGATCTGATTGCCGCCCGCAACCGCCGCAACTATGTCGTCGCTGGCGTCGTGCTCGCTCTGGGTCTGGCGCAAGCCGTCTTTTTGATGTCAGATGCTCAGCTTGGGCTGTCCATGGGCTTTGCCCTGACATTTATCCTGATGGTTCACATCGGCGGTCGAGTGACCCCGGCGTTCAGCCGCAATTGGCTGAAAAAGCGTGGGGTCAAGAACCTGCCCGCCGAATTTGGCCCGGTCGATCAAGCTGCCATTGGCCTAAGCGCGGCAACGGCTGCCAGTTGGATCGTGTTCGACCCGGGTGTTGTCACCGGTATACTGGCCGCCTTGGCTGCGATCGCCCTTGCCCTGCGTTTATCACGCTGGCGGGGCTTTGCCGTCACGCAAGAGCCGCTTTTGTTTGCACAGCACGCGGGCTATGCGTGGCTTCCGATCTCGATGACGCTTCTGGCGCTGGCGTCGCTGACTAATCTTGCAAATATCGGGCAGGTTCACCACGCGCTTGGCGCAGGTGCCATTGGTTCGATCACCATGATCATGATGCTACGCGCCCTTTTGGGTCATTCGGGCCGACCAATCGAAGGTGCCCGCTTTGACCGCGTATACCTGAATTTCGTGCATGTCGGCGCGGTCCTGCGCGTCACTGCTGACTGGACCGGCGATCCCACGTATTTCTATTATCTTGGGGGCGTTTTCTGGTCGGTCGCGATGATCTGTTTTTTCATCCGCATATTTCCCATTGCACTGGCACCACGTGTCTAGTTAGCTCACTCACATCAGTTGAGGGAGCCGCAGATGGAAACGTTATCAGAAAACGCCTGTTTCGGAGGCACGCAAGGCGTCTATAAACACGCATCAAAAGCGACCGGCACCGACATGACATTTGGGCTGTTCAGCCCGGTCGAGGCACAAGACGGCCCCGTGCCTGTTCTTTGGTTTTTATCTGGTCTGACCTGCACTCATGAAAACGCCATGACCAAGGCCGGCGCGCAATGCTGGGCGGCGGAACATGGCATCGCCCTGATTTTTCCAGACACCAGTCCACGAGGGGATCATGTGGCAGATGATGACGCCTATGATCTGGGGAAAGGTGCAGGCTTTTACCTCAATGCCACGCAGGATCCATGGGCCGCGAACTTCCAGATGTGGGATTACATAATCGAAGACTTGCCCGCGCTGGTGTTCGACCACTTCGCGCTGGACCCTGAACGACAAGGCATCACCGGTCATTCGATGGGCGGGCACGGTGCCCTGACCATCGCAATGACCCTGCCCGAGCAGTTCAGGTCCGTGTCTGCCTTTTCTCCGATCTGCAATCCGACCGCGTCAGATTGGGGCCGCAAACAGCTTGAGGCATATCTGGGCGATGAAGAAGATGCCGATTGGTTGGCCCATGATGCAAGCCACCTGATGCGCCAGCGCGGGTTCGATGGTCCGATGCTGATCGACACCGGCACCAAGGATCAGTTCATCGACCTTCTGCGCCCCGAAACGTTGGCCCACGCTATCGCGAGCAGACGCCAGCAAGCCGTGTTCCGTATGCAGCCCGGTTATGACCACAGCTATTTCTTCGTGTCCTCGTTCATGGAAGAACATGTTGGCTTCCACGCCGAAGCGCTCTGGGCTTGATCTGACGTGGTCGTCTTTGTGGATGCCGACGCCTGCCCGGTAAAGGCCGAAGCTGAAGCCGTGGCCACCCGTCACAAGACCAAAGTGTTTTTCGTATCCAATGGCGGGTTGCGTCCGTCGCAAAACCCCTTGGTCGAAATGGTCTATGTTCCTGATGGGCCCGACGTGGCCGATATGTGGATCGCAGATCGCGCGGGGCCATCAGACGTGGTGGTCACGGGTGATATCCCGCTTGCCGCCAAATGCGTCGAAGCCGGGGCGCAGGTGTTACGCCATTCCGGCGAGCGGTTCACCGAAAGCAATGTGCGCGAACAGCTTGCGATGCGGGATTTGATGACAGACTTGCGCGCCGCCGACCCGTTTCGGCAGGGTGCCGGGCGCGCGTTCTCAAAATCCGATCGCGCGCGGTTTCGCGAGGCATTGGAGATGGCATTGCGGCGCGTTGCTTCCACCTAGGCGATAGGCGGATTTCCGCAACAATACCAGACGGTAAGGGGAGGCACGGGTTGCAATTCCCCTTACATATCCCCCTGTAAATGATGTTTGATAAATGTGACCAAAGGCGCTGCCGTTTTGAGGCGTTCCAACACACCCGACGGTAAATTTGCCAACCGGCCTGACCAGAACGTGAAATAGGGCAAGAAGACATTTTTAATGACGCGTGACAGGGGAAGGCTTCGGCCTTCCCTTTTTTCCGCCCCATTCCGATGTTTGCGCACGCAGACTTGCGTATCTGCGCCTTGCACACTAGGCAGATATGGCAAACTGACCGGAGGGAAAGTCATGCCGCATAGCGACCCAAGAACGCTGGTTTCAACCGACTGGCTTGCCAAGCATCTGAAAGACCCGGACCTGCGCGTGATCGACGCCAGTTGGTATATGCCGGACATGGGCCGCGACGCGCGTGCCGAATACGACGCGGCACATATTCCTGGCGCTCGCTATTTCGACATAGATGAAATTGCAGACCTGCGATCAGACCTTCCGCACATGATGCCCCCGGTTGAAAAATTCATGTCCCGCGTCCGCGCCATGGGCATCGGCGATGGCCATCAGATCGTCGTCTATGATGGTATGGGTCTGTTTTCCGCCGCGCGTGTCTGGTGGATGTTCCGCCTGATGGGCCACAGGGACATCGCTGTGTTGGACGGCGGTTTTCCGAAATGGCAGGCCGAGGGGCATCCCATCGAAGACCTGCCCCCTGTCGTCCGCGACCGTCACATGACAGTCGTGCGACAGGCCCATATGGTGAAAGACGTCACACAGGTTGCAGCAGCGTCAAAGCTGGGCGATCATCAGATCATCGACGCCCGGTCTGCCGAACGGTTCCGCGGCGATGCGCCCGAGCCGCGCGAAGGGTTGCGTGCGGGCCATATCCCGAACTCAAGGAATGTGCCGTTTCGCAGTTTGCTGAACGACGACGGCACAATGAAATCCCCGGAGGAGATGCGTGGCATCTTTGAAGCTGCGGGCGCGGACCTTGAAAAGCCCGCGATCCTAAGCTGCGGATCGGGCGTGACCGCAGCGATCCTTGCGCTGGCGCTGGAGCGAATGGGCCATGACCGCCACGCCGTCTATGACGGAAGTTGGGCCGAGTGGGGCATGTATAACGACCTGAAAGTCGAGACCGGAGAATAGACGATGTTCAACAATCTGAACCCTCAGCCCAAAGACAAGATCATTGCGCTGATGAGCCAATACCGCGAAGACCCGCGTGAAGGAAAAATCGACCTTGGCGTCGGGGTTTACAAGAATGCGCAAGGCGTGACCCCGGTCATGCGCGCTGTGAAAGCCGCCGAGAAGGTGTTGTGGGATCTTGAAAGCACGAAATCCTATACCGGGTTGGCTGGCGACCCGGCGTATTGTCGCGCTCTGTCTGGTCTGGTTTTGGGCGAAAGTGTCGGTGCTGACCGCCTGTCAATGGCCGCCCAGCCAGGCGGCACGGGTGCCATTCACCAAGCGGTCGAGCTGATCAAGATGGCCTCTCCCGACGCGACGATCTGGCTGTCCGCACCCACGTGGCCGAACCACCCGTCGATCATCAAGCATCTGGGCATGAAAATGGCCGAGTATCGCTATTTCGACAATGAAAGCCGCGCTGTTGATTTCGACGGAATGAAGGAAGACCTGAAGGGCATCAAGGCGGGTGACGCGGTGCTGTTACACGGCTGCTGTCACAACCCGACCGGCGCGAACCTGACCTTGCCGCAATGGAAAGAAGTGGCCGCGCTGATCGTCGAAAAAGGTGCAACGCCACTGATCGACATCGCCTATCAGGGCTTTGGTGATGGGCTGGATCAGGATGCCGCCGGTGTTCGTTTGATCGCGCAAACGGTTCCCGAGGCATTGATTGCGGCGAGTTGTTCGAAAAACTTCGGCATCTACCGCGAACGTACCGGGCTTCTGGTCGGCATCTCGCAAAATGCTGAACAGGCTGGCATCACCCAGCAGAACCTGACCCACCTGAACCGCCAGAATTTCAGCTTCCCCCCGGACCACGGGGCGCGTCTTGTGACCATGATCCTTGAGGATGACGGCCTGCGCGCCGACTGGATGGCCGAGCTGGAAGAGGTCCGCACCGGCATGTTGTCCCTGCGTGAAAAACTGGCGAGCGAATTGCGCGCGCGCACCGGGTCAGACCGCTTTGGCTTCATTGCCGAACACCGCGGCATGTTCTCGCGTCTTGGTGCAACACCTGAACAGGTCGAGGCGCTGCGCGTCGATCACGGCATCTATATGGTCGGAGACTCGCGGATGAACATCGCGGGTCTGAATGAAGAGACGGTGCCGTTGTTGGCAGAAGCGATTGTGAAGGTTGGGGTGTAACACGTTATCCAACGCACCTCGACACATCTATCGGGAGGCGTTTCCGCTTTCTGCTTCGACAAAACGCTTGAAGTTATCCAGTATCGCCTGCCAACCCGCGCGCTGCATGTCGGCAGAGTTCTGGTCCTCTGGCTCGAACGTTTCGCGTATCGTTGTTTTTCCACCTGCTTCAGAAAACTGAACACGCAGCTTCCGCCCACCAAACTCTGCCTCCAGCAGGTTTGGTTTTTCGATGCGTGTGTAGGTTCCGGAGAAGTCAAACCCCATGGAGCCATCCCTGGCTTCCATGCGACTGCTGA contains the following coding sequences:
- the fghA gene encoding S-formylglutathione hydrolase; translated protein: METLSENACFGGTQGVYKHASKATGTDMTFGLFSPVEAQDGPVPVLWFLSGLTCTHENAMTKAGAQCWAAEHGIALIFPDTSPRGDHVADDDAYDLGKGAGFYLNATQDPWAANFQMWDYIIEDLPALVFDHFALDPERQGITGHSMGGHGALTIAMTLPEQFRSVSAFSPICNPTASDWGRKQLEAYLGDEEDADWLAHDASHLMRQRGFDGPMLIDTGTKDQFIDLLRPETLAHAIASRRQQAVFRMQPGYDHSYFFVSSFMEEHVGFHAEALWA
- the sseA gene encoding 3-mercaptopyruvate sulfurtransferase; translation: MPHSDPRTLVSTDWLAKHLKDPDLRVIDASWYMPDMGRDARAEYDAAHIPGARYFDIDEIADLRSDLPHMMPPVEKFMSRVRAMGIGDGHQIVVYDGMGLFSAARVWWMFRLMGHRDIAVLDGGFPKWQAEGHPIEDLPPVVRDRHMTVVRQAHMVKDVTQVAAASKLGDHQIIDARSAERFRGDAPEPREGLRAGHIPNSRNVPFRSLLNDDGTMKSPEEMRGIFEAAGADLEKPAILSCGSGVTAAILALALERMGHDRHAVYDGSWAEWGMYNDLKVETGE
- a CDS encoding AEC family transporter, which codes for MIDVLLQTLPFFAVIGLGFGAAARGFFPPEATAYLTRFVFYFALSAMLFRFSANLGLSEVVSWPFIWAYALGGGAVYLLATAVALFRRRGLEEAAVEAQCAVIGNTGFLGVPMLALLMGEAAIGPVMLVLAVDLFLFGSLIVILITGSRDGRISPAVLGTVGKGLITNPMIVSMALGFAWAASGWALPEPVSRFLDLLAGASTPGALFAIGASLAAKSAERIRTAVWLSFAKLILHPLAVGILAFLVFPVDMFSASVMVAAAGLPVAGNVYILAQHYGVAPQRVSSAILISTSASILTVSAILAWLSP
- a CDS encoding NnrS family protein; amino-acid sequence: MILLSGAYRLFFPFAALFAGTAIPIWLIYHAGVVERMNNPLLWHQHEMLWGYVPAAIAGFLFTAIPNWTGRPALGPKTVAGLFGLWLTARIAMFAAPDGALSHTVALAFLPIVALLVLRDLIAARNRRNYVVAGVVLALGLAQAVFLMSDAQLGLSMGFALTFILMVHIGGRVTPAFSRNWLKKRGVKNLPAEFGPVDQAAIGLSAATAASWIVFDPGVVTGILAALAAIALALRLSRWRGFAVTQEPLLFAQHAGYAWLPISMTLLALASLTNLANIGQVHHALGAGAIGSITMIMMLRALLGHSGRPIEGARFDRVYLNFVHVGAVLRVTADWTGDPTYFYYLGGVFWSVAMICFFIRIFPIALAPRV
- the mbfA gene encoding iron exporter MbfA → MLSGTLNRRRFSDLSEQEILALAISNEEDDARIYRQYAELLRTDYPASAKVFDGMAEEEDEHRRLLIDAHKARFGDMIPLIRREHVAGFYARRPVWLVENLGLETIRGEAREMERQAEQFYRKAADRTSDANVRKLLGDLAAAEADHGNVAGQLEADHLSGDARSEEDADAHRQFVLTWVQPGLAGLMDGSVSTLAPIFATAFATQDTHTTFLVGLAASVGAGISMGFTEAASDDGELSGRGSPVKRGFASGIMTTLGGLGHALPYLITDFWTATTIAIIVVFIELWAIVWIQNRFMQTPFMRATLQVVVGGALVFAAGALIGGG
- the paaK gene encoding phenylacetate--CoA ligase PaaK; translated protein: MKDLTPRKEDLDPIEIASRDEIAALQLQRMKWSLKHAYDNVPFYRKSFDDAGVHPDDLQNLSDLAKFPFTVKQDLRDNYPFGLFAVPRSAIARVHASSGTTGQPTVVGYTKNDLAMWSTVVARCMRASGLRPGDVLHNAYGYGLFTGGLGVHGGAEALGLTVVPVSGGMTQRQVRLIEDFRADGITVTPSYALSILDEYAKQGLDPRKSPLKVGIFGAEPWTNNMRREIEEAFDMHAVDIYGLSEVIGPGVANECVETKDGLHIWEDHFYPEIINPDTGEVVEDGELGELVFTSLTKEGFPIIRYRTRDLTRLLPGTARSMQRMEKITGRSDDMIILRGVNVFPTQIEEQLMDVPALSPHFQIELTRPGRMDEMHVHVEMAEGLPQEGAEAAARALSAKIKSNVGVSAKVHVADGGKVARSEGKAVRVVDNRPKE
- a CDS encoding S-(hydroxymethyl)glutathione dehydrogenase/class III alcohol dehydrogenase → MRTRAAVAVEAGKPLEIMEVNLDGPKAGEVLVEIKATGLCHTDLFTLSGADPEGLFPAILGHEGAGVVVEVGPGVTSLQVGDHVIPLYTPECRECEYCLNPKTNLCQSIRSTQGQGLMPDGTSRFSMLDGTPILHYMGCSTFANHTVLPEIALAKVRKDAPFDKICYIGCGVTTGIGAVINTAKVEIGSTAIVFGLGGIGLNVLQGLRMAGADQIVGVDLNDSKIEMATRFGMTHFVNPSKVEGDLVAHLVELTGGGADYTFDATGNVGVMRTALESAHKGWGESVIIGVAPAGAEISTRPFQLVTGRVWRGTAFGGARGRTDVPQIVDWYMDGKIEIDPMITHTMGLDDINKGFDLMHAGESIRGVVLY
- a CDS encoding SRPBCC family protein, translated to MEITIETTIDAPIDAVWTAWTTPEAIIQWNAASDDWHTTKSSVDLKVGGEFSSRMEARDGSMGFDFSGTYTRIEKPNLLEAEFGGRKLRVQFSEAGGKTTIRETFEPEDQNSADMQRAGWQAILDNFKRFVEAESGNASR
- a CDS encoding amino acid aminotransferase, which encodes MFNNLNPQPKDKIIALMSQYREDPREGKIDLGVGVYKNAQGVTPVMRAVKAAEKVLWDLESTKSYTGLAGDPAYCRALSGLVLGESVGADRLSMAAQPGGTGAIHQAVELIKMASPDATIWLSAPTWPNHPSIIKHLGMKMAEYRYFDNESRAVDFDGMKEDLKGIKAGDAVLLHGCCHNPTGANLTLPQWKEVAALIVEKGATPLIDIAYQGFGDGLDQDAAGVRLIAQTVPEALIAASCSKNFGIYRERTGLLVGISQNAEQAGITQQNLTHLNRQNFSFPPDHGARLVTMILEDDGLRADWMAELEEVRTGMLSLREKLASELRARTGSDRFGFIAEHRGMFSRLGATPEQVEALRVDHGIYMVGDSRMNIAGLNEETVPLLAEAIVKVGV
- a CDS encoding I78 family peptidase inhibitor, with product MRLFTFLTTLLALTGCLATTPPVPAPDTFIPNCGQDRFRGLVGQDAGTLREVDLPHATRVVKPGITLTQDYRPDRLNISVDEDGIIDRVWCS
- a CDS encoding YaiI/YqxD family protein: MVVFVDADACPVKAEAEAVATRHKTKVFFVSNGGLRPSQNPLVEMVYVPDGPDVADMWIADRAGPSDVVVTGDIPLAAKCVEAGAQVLRHSGERFTESNVREQLAMRDLMTDLRAADPFRQGAGRAFSKSDRARFREALEMALRRVAST
- a CDS encoding TetR/AcrR family transcriptional regulator, translating into MPRGIARDHEEKRAAIRKGAAAYFAEHGFDRASMTAAAKHCGVSKALIYHYYDSKEALLFDILDTHLSGLVAEVEAAPRTDGLRGLVRAILQAYRGADAEHKLQLDSLSVLEPDQQAPLINLQRRLIDMMGAALQNEAPEAFEGNRNLRAVTMSVFGILNWYYMWNRPGKGLDRDEYADLVTDLVLGGIHAL